One window from the genome of Streptomyces sp. NBC_00708 encodes:
- a CDS encoding LURP-one-related family protein produces the protein MRLLVRERIFGIGDDYWIEDADGRKVFLVDGKAMRVRDTFELKDAQGRILVEIRQKLISLRDTMLIERDGEQLAKVKKKHFSLLRNHYRVTLADGTELDVSGKILDREFAVDYDGELLAQISRRWLSIRDTYGIDIVRDDADASLLIAVAVCVIVLAEKDHDD, from the coding sequence ATGAGACTTCTCGTGCGCGAGCGTATTTTCGGCATCGGTGACGACTACTGGATCGAGGACGCGGACGGCCGCAAGGTCTTCCTGGTCGACGGCAAGGCCATGCGGGTGCGCGACACCTTCGAGCTGAAGGACGCGCAGGGCCGGATTCTCGTCGAGATCCGCCAGAAACTGATCAGCCTGCGCGACACCATGCTGATCGAGCGGGACGGCGAGCAGCTCGCCAAGGTCAAGAAGAAGCATTTCTCGCTGCTGCGCAACCACTACCGCGTGACCCTGGCGGACGGCACCGAGCTGGACGTCAGCGGCAAGATCCTGGACCGCGAGTTCGCCGTGGACTACGACGGCGAACTGCTGGCCCAGATCTCCCGTCGCTGGCTGTCCATCCGGGACACGTACGGCATCGACATCGTGCGGGACGACGCGGACGCCTCACTGCTGATCGCGGTCGCGGTGTGCGTGATCGTGCTCGCGGAGAAGGACCACGACGACTGA
- a CDS encoding carbon-nitrogen family hydrolase, giving the protein MRASLIQIAVDPDEPVDSRRERAASLVVAQRGADLVVLPELWPVGAFAYTAFEDEAEPLTGPTHEVMAEAAAEAGVWLHAGSFVERAADGTLYNTTLVFSPEGVRAAAYRKIHRFGFDQGEAVMMGAGEDLVTVSLPETTLGLATCYDLRFPELFRGLVDAGAETLVVAAGWPERRRAHWTLLAQARAVENQAYVLAVGSAGTHAGIQQAGHSLVVDPWGEVLAEAGAEEEVLTVELDTAKVPATREQFPALKDRRLGLAAPKI; this is encoded by the coding sequence GTGCGCGCCTCCCTCATCCAGATCGCAGTAGACCCGGACGAACCCGTCGATTCCCGCAGGGAGCGTGCCGCGTCCCTGGTCGTGGCCCAGCGGGGCGCGGATCTGGTGGTGCTCCCGGAACTGTGGCCGGTGGGGGCCTTCGCGTACACGGCGTTCGAGGACGAGGCCGAGCCGCTGACGGGCCCGACGCACGAGGTGATGGCCGAGGCCGCAGCGGAGGCCGGGGTCTGGCTGCACGCCGGCTCCTTCGTCGAGCGGGCCGCCGACGGCACCCTCTACAACACGACGCTCGTCTTCTCCCCCGAGGGCGTACGGGCCGCCGCCTACCGCAAGATCCACCGCTTCGGCTTCGACCAGGGTGAGGCGGTCATGATGGGCGCCGGCGAGGACCTGGTGACCGTTTCCCTCCCGGAGACCACGCTCGGCCTCGCCACCTGCTACGACCTGCGCTTCCCCGAGCTGTTCCGGGGCCTGGTCGACGCCGGTGCCGAGACCCTGGTCGTCGCCGCCGGCTGGCCGGAGCGCCGCCGCGCCCACTGGACCCTGCTCGCGCAGGCCCGCGCCGTCGAGAATCAGGCGTATGTGCTGGCCGTCGGTTCCGCCGGTACCCATGCGGGCATCCAGCAGGCCGGGCACTCCCTCGTCGTCGACCCCTGGGGCGAGGTGCTGGCGGAGGCGGGCGCGGAGGAGGAGGTGCTGACCGTGGAACTGGACACGGCCAAGGTCCCCGCGACACGGGAGCAGTTCCCGGCGCTGAAGGACCGGCGCCTGGGGCTGGCCGCGCCGAAGATCTGA
- a CDS encoding maleylpyruvate isomerase family mycothiol-dependent enzyme, which produces MTVHPSLQTYADAWTHSIESIAELVSPLAEGEWNGRTPCPNWSVRDIVSHIIGMECEQLGDPRPIHTLPRDLFHVQSDFARYMEMQVDVRRHHTAPEMTSELEYTIIRRSRQLRNETRAPETMVRAPLGAEQTLETALRMRAFDVWVHEQDLRTTLGKPGNLDSPGAVVARDILLLGLPKVVAKSAGAPANSAVVLDVHGPLEFMRTVRVDAEGRGSLDVAPSLGPAVTLSMDWETYVRLACGRVRPGAVADRIKAEGDQELADAILQHFAVTP; this is translated from the coding sequence GTGACCGTCCATCCCAGCCTCCAGACCTACGCCGATGCCTGGACCCACTCCATCGAGTCGATAGCCGAGCTGGTGAGCCCGCTCGCCGAGGGGGAGTGGAACGGCCGCACGCCCTGCCCCAACTGGTCCGTGCGCGACATCGTGTCGCACATCATCGGTATGGAGTGCGAACAGCTCGGCGACCCGCGTCCGATCCACACCCTGCCGCGCGACCTCTTCCACGTACAGAGCGACTTCGCCCGCTACATGGAGATGCAGGTCGACGTCCGGCGCCACCACACCGCACCGGAGATGACCTCCGAGCTGGAGTACACGATCATTCGCCGCTCCCGGCAGCTGCGCAACGAGACGCGCGCCCCGGAGACGATGGTGCGGGCGCCGCTGGGCGCCGAACAGACCCTGGAGACCGCGCTGCGGATGCGCGCGTTCGACGTCTGGGTGCACGAGCAGGACCTGCGGACGACCCTGGGCAAGCCCGGCAACCTGGACTCCCCCGGTGCCGTGGTCGCCCGCGACATCCTGCTGCTGGGGCTGCCGAAGGTGGTGGCCAAGAGCGCGGGCGCGCCGGCCAACTCGGCGGTGGTGCTGGACGTGCACGGGCCGCTGGAGTTCATGCGCACCGTCCGGGTCGATGCCGAGGGGCGGGGTTCGCTGGACGTCGCGCCCTCGCTCGGACCGGCCGTGACGCTGTCGATGGACTGGGAGACCTACGTACGGCTGGCCTGCGGGCGGGTGCGGCCCGGCGCGGTCGCGGACCGGATCAAGGCCGAGGGCGACCAGGAGCTGGCCGACGCGATCCTCCAGCACTTCGCCGTCACCCCGTAG
- a CDS encoding MFS transporter has translation MSSAAAPTLSLPGDPPGGRRAVWVWGIGVAVYFVAIIFRTSLGVAGLDAADRFDVNASALSTFSILQLLVYAGMQIPVGLMVDRLGTKRVLTLGAVLFTLGQLGFALSPSYGTALASRALLGCGDAMTFISVLRLGTRWFPARRGPLVSQVAALFGMAGNLVSTLVIARALHGFGWTTTFVGSSLAGVVVLVLLLLFLKDHPEGYEPPPAQHAGGAYVRKQIAASWREPGTRLGMWVHFTTQFPAMVFLLLWGMPFLVEDQGLGRGTAGELLTLVVLSNMTLGLVYGQVIARHHAARVPLALGTVGTTATLWAAAIFHPGDHAPMWLLVVLCVVLGACGPASMIGFDFSRPANPPDRQGTASGIVNMGGFIASMTTLLAVGVLLDATGDNYRVAFSSVFVLEALGIAQILRLRARAARREREYHVVSRVEAVHVPV, from the coding sequence GTGAGTTCCGCCGCCGCGCCCACCCTGTCCCTGCCCGGTGACCCGCCCGGCGGCCGGCGCGCCGTATGGGTCTGGGGCATCGGCGTCGCCGTCTACTTCGTCGCCATCATCTTCCGCACCAGCCTCGGCGTCGCCGGACTCGACGCCGCCGACCGGTTCGACGTCAACGCCTCGGCGCTCTCCACCTTCTCCATCCTCCAGCTGCTCGTCTACGCGGGCATGCAGATACCCGTCGGCCTGATGGTCGACCGGCTCGGCACCAAGCGCGTCCTCACCCTCGGGGCCGTCCTGTTCACGCTCGGCCAGCTCGGCTTCGCGCTCTCCCCCTCGTACGGCACGGCGCTCGCCTCCCGCGCGCTGCTGGGCTGCGGCGACGCGATGACGTTCATCAGTGTGCTGCGGCTGGGCACGCGCTGGTTCCCCGCCCGGCGCGGACCGCTCGTCAGCCAGGTCGCCGCCCTCTTCGGCATGGCGGGCAACCTCGTCTCCACGCTGGTCATCGCCCGCGCCCTGCACGGCTTCGGCTGGACGACCACCTTCGTCGGCAGCTCCCTGGCCGGGGTCGTGGTGCTGGTGCTGCTCCTGCTCTTCCTGAAGGACCACCCGGAGGGGTACGAGCCGCCGCCCGCGCAGCACGCGGGCGGGGCGTACGTACGCAAGCAGATCGCCGCCTCCTGGCGGGAGCCCGGCACCCGGCTCGGGATGTGGGTGCACTTCACGACGCAGTTCCCGGCCATGGTGTTCCTGCTGCTGTGGGGCATGCCGTTCCTGGTCGAGGACCAGGGGCTCGGCCGGGGGACCGCCGGCGAGCTGCTGACCCTGGTGGTCCTCTCCAACATGACGCTGGGGCTCGTCTACGGGCAGGTCATCGCCCGTCACCACGCGGCCCGCGTCCCGCTCGCGCTCGGCACGGTCGGCACGACGGCCACGCTGTGGGCGGCGGCGATCTTCCACCCCGGGGACCACGCGCCCATGTGGCTGCTGGTCGTCCTGTGCGTGGTGCTCGGCGCGTGCGGACCCGCCTCGATGATCGGCTTCGACTTCTCCCGCCCGGCCAACCCGCCCGACCGCCAGGGCACCGCGTCCGGCATCGTCAACATGGGCGGCTTCATCGCCTCGATGACCACGCTGCTGGCCGTCGGTGTGCTGCTGGACGCGACCGGCGACAACTACCGCGTCGCGTTCTCCTCCGTCTTCGTCCTGGAGGCGCTGGGGATCGCGCAGATCCTGCGGCTGCGTGCGAGGGCCGCGCGCCGCGAGCGCGAGTACCACGTGGTCAGCCGGGTGGAGGCCGTGCACGTGCCCGTGTGA
- a CDS encoding GntR family transcriptional regulator, protein MPAPAPAASPGPAPVPPPPAKQPPAAERVYTHVKDAVLDRRYEGGTLLTEGGLAEAVGVSRTPVREALLRLEVEGLLKLYPKKGALVLAVSAQEIADVVETRLLVEEFAARKAVPASPQLISRLEALLEEQRRFSEAGDLATVSVKDRCFHAEIVRHAGNEILSRLYDQLRDRQLRMGVAVMEAHPDRIAANITEHGELLEAIRAGDAEGAAQVVRRHVGRVKVLVRGEDR, encoded by the coding sequence ATGCCTGCCCCCGCTCCCGCCGCCTCACCCGGTCCTGCCCCCGTCCCCCCGCCGCCCGCGAAGCAGCCCCCCGCCGCCGAGCGCGTCTACACGCACGTCAAGGACGCGGTCCTGGACCGCCGCTACGAAGGCGGCACGCTGCTGACCGAAGGCGGCCTCGCCGAGGCCGTGGGGGTCTCGCGCACCCCTGTGCGCGAGGCGCTGCTGCGCCTGGAGGTCGAGGGGCTGCTCAAGCTCTACCCCAAGAAGGGCGCCCTGGTGCTCGCCGTCTCCGCCCAGGAGATCGCGGACGTGGTGGAGACCCGGCTGCTCGTCGAGGAGTTCGCCGCCCGCAAGGCCGTGCCCGCCTCCCCGCAGCTGATCAGCAGGCTGGAAGCGCTTCTGGAGGAGCAGCGGCGGTTCTCCGAGGCCGGCGACCTGGCCACCGTCTCCGTGAAGGACCGCTGCTTCCACGCGGAGATCGTCCGCCACGCGGGCAACGAGATCCTGTCCCGTCTCTACGACCAGCTCCGCGACCGACAGCTGCGCATGGGCGTCGCCGTGATGGAGGCACACCCCGACCGGATCGCCGCCAACATCACGGAGCACGGCGAGCTGCTGGAGGCGATCAGGGCCGGTGACGCGGAAGGCGCCGCGCAGGTCGTGCGCCGCCACGTCGGCCGGGTCAAGGTGCTGGTCCGGGGTGAGGACCGGTGA
- a CDS encoding GNAT family N-acetyltransferase translates to MTSSLRSERLLLEPYVPADEEDFVALFMDDRVSRWMGDGPEPEESHRALFSRIFTHVYEPEAFDVWAVRRDGRMIGHAEIKPSKAVEGHELIYALAHEAWGQGLGTELARRIVAYGFETLDLEQVYATVAEPNAASLAALRKVGFQHVRDITEEDGSTTLLLSCGR, encoded by the coding sequence ATGACGTCTTCCCTGCGCAGCGAACGCCTGCTGCTCGAACCGTACGTGCCGGCCGACGAGGAGGACTTCGTCGCCCTCTTCATGGACGACCGGGTGTCCCGCTGGATGGGCGACGGCCCCGAGCCCGAGGAGAGTCACCGCGCCCTCTTCTCCCGCATCTTCACGCACGTGTACGAGCCGGAGGCGTTCGACGTCTGGGCGGTGCGCAGGGACGGCCGGATGATCGGCCATGCGGAGATCAAGCCGTCGAAGGCCGTCGAGGGACATGAGCTGATCTACGCCCTCGCGCACGAGGCGTGGGGTCAGGGCCTCGGCACCGAACTCGCGCGGAGGATCGTCGCGTACGGCTTCGAGACGCTGGACCTGGAGCAGGTGTACGCGACCGTGGCCGAGCCGAACGCGGCCTCGCTGGCGGCCCTGCGGAAGGTGGGGTTCCAGCACGTCCGGGACATCACGGAGGAGGACGGGAGCACGACCCTTCTGCTGTCCTGCGGACGGTAG
- a CDS encoding D-alanyl-D-alanine carboxypeptidase, which translates to MKLGIKGIRRGSATATVALTTGALIAGAAFASSAQAAAPKAPSIVAKGGFVMNNGTGKTLFTKAADTRRSTGSTTKIMTARVVLAQKGLNLDSKVTIQKAYSDYIVSKGASSARLIVGDKVTVRQLLYGLMLPSGCDAAYALADKFGSGSTRAARVKSFIGKMNSTAKTLGLKNTHFDSFDGIGNGSNYSTPRDLTKLASSAMKYSTFRSVVKTKSTKQKVTTKSGGYRYMSWTNTNKLLSSYSGTIGVKTGSGPAAKYCLVFAATRKGKTVIGTVLTSSSEANRTADAKKLMDYGFKK; encoded by the coding sequence TTGAAACTCGGCATTAAGGGCATAAGGCGCGGATCCGCGACCGCCACGGTGGCCCTCACGACGGGCGCCCTGATCGCGGGTGCCGCGTTCGCCTCCTCGGCGCAGGCCGCCGCACCCAAGGCGCCCTCGATCGTCGCCAAGGGCGGCTTCGTGATGAACAACGGCACCGGAAAGACGCTGTTCACCAAGGCCGCGGACACCCGCCGCTCCACCGGTTCGACGACGAAGATCATGACCGCGCGCGTGGTGCTGGCCCAGAAGGGCCTGAACCTCGACTCCAAGGTCACGATCCAGAAGGCGTACAGCGACTACATCGTCTCCAAGGGCGCGTCCTCGGCGCGTCTGATCGTGGGCGACAAGGTCACCGTCCGCCAGCTGCTCTACGGCCTCATGCTGCCGTCGGGCTGCGACGCCGCGTACGCGCTGGCCGACAAGTTCGGCTCCGGTTCGACGCGCGCGGCGCGGGTGAAGTCGTTCATCGGCAAGATGAACAGCACCGCCAAGACGCTGGGCCTGAAGAACACCCACTTCGACTCGTTCGACGGCATAGGGAACGGGTCCAACTACTCGACCCCGCGCGATCTGACGAAGCTCGCGAGCAGCGCGATGAAGTACTCCACGTTCCGCTCGGTCGTGAAGACGAAGTCGACGAAGCAGAAGGTCACGACGAAGAGCGGCGGTTACCGCTACATGTCGTGGACCAACACGAACAAGCTGCTGAGCTCGTACAGCGGCACGATCGGCGTGAAGACGGGCTCCGGCCCGGCGGCCAAGTACTGCCTGGTCTTCGCCGCGACCCGCAAGGGCAAGACGGTGATCGGCACGGTCCTGACCTCGTCGTCCGAGGCGAACCGCACGGCGGACGCGAAGAAGCTGATGGACTACGGCTTCAAGAAGTAA
- a CDS encoding beta-lactamase family protein, which produces MRAMTQRRRGIAVLAGLTAVLLASATGLPVAAAQPRAADPLQREVDAIHRTGALGVLAEVSAPGGRTVARAGSADAGSGRPMPWDGRFRIGSATKTFTAAVVLQLVEKGRMSLDDTVEHWLPGVVRGHGNDGRLITVRQLLRHTSGLRDVAPAIAALNSAPGYRAERFRTYTPGELVRIAVRDAPKFPPGKGWSYSNTNYVLAAMIIEEVTGRSWAREVEARIIRPLGLSGTSVPRTFPFVPGPHAHGYAAFGTGEDTDVTTLDPSMAIGSGAVVSTAHDLARFYAALLGGQLLEPAQLAEMTAAEDAPELGVGYGLGIAEIPLSCGGTYFGHRGELLGYTAWAGAVRGGGRSAAVYINSDGGQGTEGAMLALMDREMCGAG; this is translated from the coding sequence ATGCGCGCCATGACACAGCGCCGGCGGGGAATCGCCGTCCTGGCCGGTCTCACCGCCGTTCTCCTCGCCTCGGCGACCGGACTGCCCGTGGCGGCGGCACAACCGCGCGCCGCCGACCCGCTCCAGCGGGAGGTGGACGCGATTCACCGGACGGGAGCACTCGGCGTGCTGGCCGAGGTGTCCGCGCCGGGCGGCAGGACCGTCGCGCGTGCCGGTTCGGCCGACGCGGGCAGCGGAAGACCGATGCCCTGGGACGGCAGGTTCCGGATCGGCAGCGCCACCAAGACCTTCACCGCCGCGGTGGTCCTGCAACTCGTGGAGAAGGGGCGCATGTCGCTGGACGACACCGTCGAGCACTGGCTGCCGGGGGTGGTCCGGGGCCATGGCAACGACGGCCGTCTCATCACCGTACGGCAGCTGTTGCGGCACACCAGCGGCCTCCGGGACGTGGCTCCCGCGATCGCCGCGCTGAACAGCGCGCCCGGCTACCGCGCGGAGCGGTTCCGTACGTACACGCCCGGGGAGCTCGTGCGGATCGCCGTGAGGGATGCGCCCAAGTTCCCTCCGGGTAAGGGCTGGTCGTACTCGAACACCAACTACGTCCTCGCCGCGATGATCATCGAAGAGGTCACCGGCCGGAGCTGGGCCCGTGAGGTGGAGGCCCGGATCATCCGTCCGCTGGGCCTGAGCGGCACCTCCGTGCCCCGCACGTTTCCCTTCGTCCCGGGTCCGCACGCCCACGGCTACGCCGCGTTCGGCACCGGCGAGGACACCGACGTGACGACGCTCGACCCGAGCATGGCCATCGGATCCGGCGCGGTCGTCAGCACGGCGCACGACCTGGCCCGGTTCTATGCCGCGCTGCTCGGCGGACAGCTGCTGGAACCGGCACAACTGGCCGAGATGACGGCCGCCGAGGACGCGCCCGAGCTGGGCGTGGGGTACGGGCTCGGGATCGCCGAGATCCCGCTCTCCTGCGGCGGCACCTACTTCGGCCACCGGGGCGAACTGCTCGGCTACACGGCCTGGGCCGGTGCCGTGCGGGGCGGCGGACGGAGCGCCGCGGTCTACATCAACAGCGACGGCGGGCAGGGCACGGAGGGGGCCATGCTCGCACTCATGGACCGAGAGATGTGTGGGGCGGGCTGA
- a CDS encoding DUF1062 domain-containing protein — protein sequence MLTHWAVMPTRLPLVLRRCHACASGSFRPHGKFRVNANHKLLDAWLLALCTGCGDTTKLTVLERAHVRSVPPELLDRMHANDPALAAELLRDGGVLRRNHVALDWTGAWRLDTGGHDHLDREVIDVSVRFAARIPVRPLRLIADGCGLSRAGTERLLAEGKIVSATRLTGRTSGDFGFLLKR from the coding sequence GTGCTCACCCATTGGGCCGTCATGCCCACACGCCTGCCCCTCGTCCTGCGCCGCTGCCACGCCTGCGCGTCCGGCAGCTTCCGCCCGCACGGCAAATTCCGTGTCAACGCGAACCACAAGCTGCTCGACGCCTGGCTCCTCGCGCTCTGCACGGGGTGCGGGGACACCACGAAGCTCACGGTCCTGGAGCGGGCGCACGTCCGCTCCGTACCCCCTGAGCTGCTGGACCGGATGCACGCCAACGATCCGGCCCTGGCGGCGGAACTCCTCCGGGACGGCGGCGTCCTGCGCCGCAACCACGTCGCCCTCGACTGGACGGGCGCCTGGCGCCTGGACACCGGGGGCCACGACCACCTGGACCGCGAGGTGATCGACGTGTCGGTCCGCTTCGCCGCCCGGATCCCGGTGCGTCCGCTCCGCCTGATCGCGGACGGCTGCGGCCTCTCCCGGGCCGGTACGGAACGTCTGCTGGCCGAGGGGAAGATCGTCTCGGCGACACGCCTGACCGGACGGACGTCCGGCGACTTCGGCTTCCTGCTGAAGCGGTGA
- a CDS encoding MarR family transcriptional regulator: protein MPLPESASIAAELRTAMGKLTRRVKLEDQMPLGQVAVLGELDRNGALTTSELAANQRVRPQSMARAVGLLMDQGLITRRAHPTDGRKSLVELSDAGRTLLEEERDRRADWLARAIDAELSEEERELLARAIGLVGRLAAH from the coding sequence ATGCCCCTCCCGGAATCCGCCTCCATCGCCGCCGAGCTGCGTACAGCGATGGGCAAGCTCACCCGCCGCGTGAAGCTTGAGGACCAGATGCCGCTCGGCCAGGTGGCCGTCCTCGGCGAGCTGGACCGCAACGGCGCCCTGACCACCAGCGAGCTCGCCGCCAACCAGCGGGTGCGCCCGCAGTCCATGGCGCGCGCCGTCGGGCTGCTCATGGACCAGGGGCTGATCACGCGCCGCGCCCACCCCACCGACGGCCGCAAGAGCCTCGTCGAGCTGTCGGACGCCGGGCGCACGCTCCTGGAGGAGGAGCGGGACCGCCGGGCCGACTGGCTCGCCCGCGCCATCGACGCGGAACTGAGCGAGGAGGAGCGGGAGTTGCTGGCCCGCGCGATCGGACTCGTGGGACGGCTCGCGGCGCACTGA
- the eno gene encoding phosphopyruvate hydratase, with protein MTAITSVTGRRVLDSRGNPTVEVDVRLSDGSLGRAAVPSGASTGAREAVELRDGDPARWHGKGVDRAVHHVNTELTEAVTGRDAEDQAGLDAALVEADGTATKSRLGANAILGVSLAAAKAAAAAHRLPLYRYLGGPGARLLPVPMMNIVNGGAHADNPLDFQEFMIAPIGAATFAEAVRMGSEIFHTLRRDLLAAGHSTGVGDEGGFAPALRTAEEALDFVVAAVERTGYRPGTDIGLVMDPATSEFFRDGVYDYAGEGVRRTPEEHAEYLVKLIDAYPVVSIEDAMAEDDLDGWRALTARVGDRCQLTGDDVFCTNDALLRAGIASGVANSVLVKVNQIGTLTEAMTTVDTAHRAGYTVVMSHRSGETEDTTIADLAVATGCGQIKTGSLSRSDRTAKYNQLIRIEEELGTSARYAGAEALSRR; from the coding sequence ATGACCGCCATCACTTCCGTCACCGGCCGCCGCGTCCTGGACAGCCGGGGCAACCCCACCGTCGAGGTGGACGTGCGGTTGTCGGACGGCTCGCTCGGCCGCGCCGCGGTCCCCTCCGGCGCCTCCACCGGCGCCCGCGAGGCCGTGGAACTGCGCGACGGCGACCCGGCCCGCTGGCACGGCAAGGGCGTCGACCGGGCCGTGCATCACGTCAACACCGAGCTGACCGAGGCCGTCACCGGCCGGGACGCGGAGGACCAGGCCGGGCTCGACGCGGCGCTCGTCGAGGCGGACGGCACGGCCACGAAGTCCCGGCTGGGCGCCAACGCGATCCTGGGCGTGTCCCTGGCGGCCGCCAAGGCCGCGGCGGCCGCGCACCGCCTGCCGCTCTACCGGTACCTGGGCGGGCCGGGCGCCCGGCTGCTGCCCGTACCGATGATGAACATCGTCAACGGGGGCGCCCACGCGGACAATCCGCTGGACTTCCAGGAGTTCATGATCGCCCCGATCGGCGCCGCGACGTTCGCGGAGGCCGTCCGGATGGGCTCGGAGATCTTCCACACCCTGCGCCGCGATCTGCTCGCCGCCGGCCACTCCACGGGCGTGGGCGACGAGGGCGGCTTCGCGCCTGCCCTGCGTACGGCGGAGGAGGCGCTGGACTTCGTCGTGGCGGCCGTCGAGCGCACGGGGTACCGGCCGGGCACGGACATCGGCCTGGTCATGGACCCGGCGACGTCGGAGTTCTTCCGCGACGGCGTGTACGACTACGCCGGCGAGGGCGTACGCCGCACCCCGGAGGAGCACGCGGAGTACCTGGTGAAGCTGATCGACGCGTACCCCGTCGTCTCGATCGAGGACGCGATGGCCGAGGACGACCTCGACGGCTGGCGCGCGCTGACCGCCCGCGTCGGCGACCGCTGCCAGCTGACCGGCGACGACGTGTTCTGCACGAACGACGCCCTGCTGCGGGCGGGCATCGCCTCCGGGGTCGCCAACTCCGTACTCGTGAAGGTCAACCAGATCGGCACCCTCACCGAAGCGATGACGACGGTCGACACCGCGCACCGCGCGGGCTACACGGTCGTCATGTCCCACCGCTCGGGCGAGACGGAGGACACCACCATCGCGGACCTGGCGGTCGCCACGGGCTGCGGCCAGATCAAGACGGGCTCCCTGTCCCGCTCGGACCGCACGGCCAAGTACAACCAGCTGATCCGCATCGAGGAGGAGCTGGGCACAAGCGCCCGCTACGCGGGCGCGGAAGCACTGAGCCGCCGGTAG